TTCCAGCATAAGTTCAGTGTAGCCTCCCTACATTGAAATATAATTTAGTTCAAAAAACAACCTTTTCATCTTGACATTTTTGAATCTCAGCAATGATTTGCTCACCTTTTTGTATCTGTAGGCATTTGAAGGGTCGGCATCAGATCCAGTAAGTATTTCTGCAACATAATTGGTGTTCCTACTGTGCTCATCTCTGTCATTGTAACTGATGTCTGATAGATTTATCAACATAGGATTTGTAAATGCATTCTGTCCAGCCTGCATCTATTTGAACATATATACTTATTGGCATATGTCTAGTTACCCTGAGTAAATTATTATTTGAAGCAATACTTTAATCTAGTACCTGGTTAGTCGGGTACATCAATTGTAGTGTTTCTTGCCACTTTTTGATCCCATGTGCTGTTGTGAGATCAAAGTTTGGTTCTGAGTTTccacttgcatgtgtatatggtacctGCAGTAGTTGATGTACATCATTTAGAAATATGAAATTTAGGAGGATTCACCTGTATTGGTAGTAAGTCCATGGAAAATAGATTTTTCCTAAACCAAAACTTAATTATTGGCATTTATATTACCTGAAAGTTATGCACATCCATAGTTTTAGTGATCTGTAATACTTCCTACTCTAGTCTCAATTTTGCTCTATGTTTTCCCTGCATTTAGTAATAAATGATGATATGTTATTAGGATAAAGTTGAAGCATTATAAAGAATTTGTATCTCATATTATAGCCACTCGTAGGTACAAGTAGCAATACTTGCATGAGCCGGATCTTTAAATTCTATACATATGCAGTATAATTACATTAGTAGCAAGTACAAGTTGCACTATGTGAAATGTGCAATTTCCATATTTGTGTTTTGTAATTTATTTACAATAGGAATATAGCAAATGCATAACAGATATATTTATAATTTTAGTTGAGGATTGGTGAGTGGTGTTGCTGCAGAATTACTTTTAGAAATTGGCCCAAAAAAATCGATGTGTGTTTGTGATTTCTGCTAGCTACATGTGTGTGTGATCTCATGCTCTCTGTTTTGCACTATGCTCTCTATGTTTCTAGCCTTTTAGACCACATCACAACCCCCAAGTGCTGAATCTGCTCCTTATGCACAGCGATCAACCAGGGCCACGCCCTGCTATTGGAGTAAGCACAAGCAGCAGTCCATCTTTGCCATCCTGACTATGTTTATAGCTCCCATGATTACAGATTCCATGGATCTAGGTTCTCCTAGTCTTTCATCTTAGCTGCTAATTTGTTCATTGTTGCTTCATCAGATAAATTGGTTTACCAGAGAAATTGATTGAAAAGATTGGTGTACTAACCTTGGCTGATGAGGTATGAATCGGACTTGTAGTGCTTGACATATGTCTGATAGATTTGTCAACATAGACTTTGCAAATGCATTCTTTCCGCCCTGCATTTATTTGAACATATATACTTCTTGACATATGTCTAGTTGCACTGATTAAATGATTATTTAAAGCAATATTTAATCTAGTACCTGGCTTTCCTGAGAGTAAGCAATGATTTTGCTCACCTTTTTGTATCTGTAGAAACGGTCAGTGGAACAATTTGTGCCTCCAAATACTTGATATGGAGCTGACTGCACTGCTTTCATTGCTTCTGTACCATGTGAGTTCATTGATGTTGGATAATCATCAACTTTGCTTGTTGTCATATACATACTATTCTGCTTCATAAAAAAAGAGCACCTAAGTACTTATTTTGCTTTTTATCATATCTTAATTTTTCATTGCATCTATGAAATATGTTTTTTACCTCAAGTAATTGATCAAACTGGACTGGTGCTTGTATCAAATGCATTAGGGAACCAAATGAATGTTGCAGCAAAATATAGAATTCAGTAGTTGACATATTTTCATTGTTTATGACCGCATTTTAAATTAAAAGTTATTTTACCTCATACATGTCCTTAGTGTTGACATCATTGTTGTTGTATTCTTGCACTTTCTCAGAATTCTGAATCTAATATTGTGGCTCTAACATTTGCTcctgtcttgtacctcttcctttgTTCTTGTTCTGTTAAAACATCTAAAATTGTGTAAGATGTAGTCTGCTGCTcatacaatcatctataaatagTTAGAATCAAGGCTGTTGTAATCAGGGCTGTTGTAAGTAGTTAGAATCGGCTATAAATAGAAAGCATAGTTTGCCACATTCAGAGTTCACAGCTGCTTCTTGCAGCTCATTGTAGTGTGTCTGGGCTGTTCTCACCCCCTtgtttgcaacatccaaaaataTTTGTTTAATcagtataattgcattagcagCAAATACCAATTGCACTATTTGAAATGTGCAATTTGTTTTTCGGTATTCTGTATTTTTGTTTCCTGAGTTCCTTAATTTGTGAATCTGTAATTCTAATTCCTGAATTTGGTTGCAGCAAATACTAGCAGTCTTAGATTACATCTTCAAGAGGAAGTCGGTGTGCTTACCTTGGTTGTTGAGGTTAGTGGTTTTCCTTCAATCTGTTGGTTGCTTGCTCCTTTCCTCCGCTCTGCTTGCCCCCAGGCAGAGGAGATCTTCATCTTTGATCTGCTGGTTATTTTCTCCTTTCCCCTGCTCTGCGTGGAGGATCTGATCTGATCTGCACGCAGAGCAGTGCTCTGCTTGCCCCCACACAGAGATCTGATCTCCACGCAGGGCAGAGGCTTCCCTGTTTGTTCTGCTTGTTTCCCAAGTATATCGATTGTTGTTTTTGGGCTTATGTGCTGGCACATCTTTAGTGGGCCTCTCTGTCTTCTTAGGTATTGGGCTCTGGGCTGACTTACTCTTTACTTAGACAGAAGACAACCACAAAAAACTTAGACAGAAGACAACAGCAAAAGACAAAAACAACAGAGTCATGGGCCTTGTTTGTCTGATGGAATGTGTGTTACATTCTCCTAAAACATACGTTTTTTCCCATGTTTTAATTCGTGTGTTTCTTAGGCatccaacaaccatgtgctagctAGTCCAAAAACACATGGTTTTTCCTGTGTTGGAATCTGTGTGTTTTACATGcagccaacaaccatgtgttaGCTTGTGCTAAAACACACGTGTGTAGAGTAGACAGACTCTATGTAAATACATTGAAAAGctattgaaacatacatttgatgTATATATTTATCATATTTATGATGTGCCATCATATTGTTAGTCCCCCTTAACTAAAAGTCCTGGTTCCGCCACCGGTGTGACTGCTGGCGAGGCTGTGTCCGTATGCACGAGTTTGATGAAGACAATGAGGTTGGCGAAGGCTACGGTAGCAACGCCCAGGAGCACGGACATACCAAGGTTCACAGGACTTCTAAGGGTACGTTTGGATCCTATGATCTAAAGTTTAGAccatttctagctgacttgtgtGGTCAAAAGTTTTGTGAGGCTGGCTAAATTTTAAACATAACTTTAGATGTTAAATTTGAAGCCTCAAGAGTTAAAGTGGTCCAAAGTTTAGTAGCTAAACTTTGGCCATAGGATCAAACAGGGTCTCACACTATTTCTACAACAACTTAAATCGATAACTTGTGACACACTTGGTGAACTTTTTAATATAGCAAATTCAAAGGAAGAACCAAGAAATCCTTCCAGCACACAACACAATCACAATGCAGCTTTATAGTTACATTTTCCAACAGACGAACTGCATAGGTTTCTTGTTGTCAAGCACATTATTTGATCATGCAGTGCACGTGTGATAAGATCTTCTAGGCTTCTAACCTGCTAGCCGGGTCATGACATTCTTGAGCTTGTGCGAGCAACGACGTATGTGGTACTGTTGATGCCCCTGTTAGCAGGTGTACCATTTCAAGAGCTTGCATTCTAAGCTCTGTTGGATAATCCTTCACACATCCAATTCTGGGGCCAGCTCCAGTGCTCCATTTTAGGGATAACTTGAGGCCAAGCTGATAAGATTCAGTCTCACTCTTGGATTTAATCCTCTCAAGAATTGGCTTCTGAGGGACATCGGTGCCTTTGGGGATGTGTAGACCACCTGACAAGGTTCTACGGTATGTTAGCTTTGCTTGTTCTGTTGGAGCATCCTTGCCTTCACCACCTTCCTTTGTGTCTGTAGAGAGAATCACTTGCGAAGGATTGGTATCAACAACAACGTTTTGTGCTTCATTAGGCATTGTGCCATCATGGTAGTCTTCTTTGGTGAATGGCCGCATCTGAATAACCAAAATAAGCtccatatatataataaaaccaTCTAGGCGGACATGTATAGGTAAGTCAAAGTTATGGTGGCATTGATGTACCTCAATTTCTTTGAGATTAACTCCATTTTCGTCTAGAAATTTCATGAAATTATTGAGATCCTCTGTGCTTGGTTTGTAGTGACCACTATATGCCCAGATGGACTGATCAAGATAAGATAGTAAAAAAAATCAGAATTGGACATGTAAATAAACACAAAATCAAGGAAAAATATGGAatatgaaaaaaaatattatcaTTTTCTCATGGCTAAAAAGGAAATAGGGAAACAAAGTCGATGTTCTATTGTCCATTAACTTGATAAGTAGCAAATCGAAAAGTATAGTAAGAAATATACAACATACCTTTATGCTATTCTAACTCCAGAAATCACATCATATATTTTTCAAATATCCACTAATCCTAGGTAAATATTGCATGTAATCTAGAAAATGTATACAATAGACATGAAACCAAGGAATAGCTAGGAAAGAAATACTAGGATGGGAGGGAGGGTGGATAGCACTATGTTACATAAGAATATGATACCAATAAAGTTTCTTGAACCAATAATTAATTATATCACAATAAAGCACAAGTTTTCATAGGGCATTATTGCACAACAATACTACCTTGATTACTCCAGCTTTTACAGTAAATTTCCCAGCCGCTATGGTGGCACCTCCTGTTAAAAAGCTAGAGTGCTGAAATACACCTTTCTCCTTCTAGATGAATAAATCAGGTTATAGAGATAGGTAGTGGTCCAAATCATAAGCTAAAACAAATATGATAAAAGACTGTTTCTTAGCAATGCGCACATGGAAATCCTTGTAAAAGTAGACAAGCTACCTTGCCAGCATAAAGTCTTCTTGCTGTGCTCATGACAAAAATCCAATAAGCCTCTTTAGGACCTTGGTTTGTATCAAGTGGTTCTCCAGATTGCTTGTGGATAATTTTTCCCTCGGTAATAATGTATTCATAGAGCTCACGTTCTTCCTACAAAACATTTACAAAATATATGAGCATACAACCACTTGCTAATAGGTTTACTAGAAACAAAATGAAGACATGGAAACTTACAACCACTTGGGTGGCGGTGATGCTTATTTGTGTGTTCCGTGGATTTGTTCTCGGCGGCATACGTGAAGAAATTGTCACTTTAGGGGGGGTTAATTTTGGATACGCACGGCCACCCGGTTTTGCGTGGTTACATTTGGGGAAGCCttgtttatatattttttgtCTAATAAAATCCTTTGACTTTGAGCGAGAGAAGAAATGGAAGAGATTCAGTTTTCCTGGCATGGCAAATTTCTGACGTATATTCAGAGTCCATTGTTTGCCTATGGATGTGGTTTAGTGAATTTTCATACAGCGCTCGGTTGTTAAATGGTACTAATCACCAATTTCCACTGCCTTTGCTAGTTGTGGCAATGTTAATACTCCCCCCATTGCAATTATAGTTCACTTTTACTTTGTCCTAAACCAGGCTTCgtaaactttgaccaagtttatagaaaaatacaccAACAGGTGGATATAGGATAAAAGATCACCTATGAAATATGTTTTGATATTGCATTTATTTAAACCTCTAGTTTTactatattttttctaaaaacattgtcgaagttagagaagtttgactttatGTACCAAGTTATGCTTGCACAGTTCAAATATAcctatcaaaatttaaaaatggCTAGTCTTTTACATCTGTTGCTGCTAGTTTGCCAGTTGCCACAATTCGTTTGTATTGGTCTGTTAATTTCAGAAATTAAAAACTCCAACATTTTCAGAGACAACTGATGCTTCCCAACCTCGGCATGCTTTGATTTTTTATgttatagtttttatttataccATAATAACTGCTAATACGTCCATTGATATTGCAGAAGTTCCAGTTGTCTCGGAAACATCAGTTGCCGAAGATGACCAAGAGCTTGAGAAAGTAAAGATCCTCAAATCCAAGATCAAAGCTAATATTGCGGATTTGCCCAAGGTACTTGAGCAAATAAATGAAACTGTTGCTCGGTGTGAGAGGTTTTGTTAGTATCCATCCTGTGTTTCGAAAGAACTGTAGAGTTTGACACATCTTGCATGAGACTGGCTGATTCAGCATTATGTGTTTAGGTGTATTGGATCAGAAAACATTGTATCTAAGTGTTGTAGTTTCGGCGCTGACCATTTTGTTGCGTGAAATATCGTAGCATTGCTATGTTGAGGAAGCTAATTGTAAGTTAAACCTGGAAGAGAGAGATCTATGGAGCAGAAGTATTTAGGAGGTCTTGCATTTTCTGCATTAAAGATTGAATTTCTGGTAGAGTGATAGGACACCAGGTTGCTCACGGATGCGTGTTTGTTCATGGCGTACTGCATGTGAAGTAATTATCTAAAGAAGATTGTGTGCTTGTTGATGGCTAGTTGACATCCTGACTTTTT
This sequence is a window from Miscanthus floridulus cultivar M001 chromosome 10, ASM1932011v1, whole genome shotgun sequence. Protein-coding genes within it:
- the LOC136486286 gene encoding IQ domain-containing protein IQM3-like, which translates into the protein MSTARRLYAGKKEKGVFQHSSFLTGGATIAAGKFTVKAGVIKSIWAYSGHYKPSTEDLNNFMKFLDENGVNLKEIEMRPFTKEDYHDGTMPNEAQNVVVDTNPSQVILSTDTKEGGEGKDAPTEQAKLTYRRTLSGGLHIPKGTDVPQKPILERIKSKSETESYQLGLKLSLKWSTGAGPRIGCVKDYPTELRMQALEMVHLLTGASTVPHTSLLAQAQECHDPASRLEA